A part of Tardiphaga sp. vice304 genomic DNA contains:
- a CDS encoding ABC transporter substrate-binding protein codes for MLHRKELDMDRRQFLKSTAAVAALGAGVSPWRAASAQSGPIKIGLLAPLTGVVASGGKEMVEGVQFYLEQVKNEMGGRKVELVIEDDASNPDTALQKARRLVEQGNCHMLIGNLLANTGLAVANYVKGTGTPYFIPIIAADDLTQRARITNVIRVAGYTASAFTHPFADWCLKQGYKRIATVSQDYTFGHEQCGGLAQVFTEGGGTIVQQFWHPLNTADFSPYLGQLAELKVDAIFAMETGADSTRFIQQYASFGLKAKTPLLMAMNGTDQSVIRTIGDEAEGIISAAHFAEGSDVPTTAKFAKDYEAKFGKIPSLYGFSMYSGMMWIDAALKKMGGKVEDREAFIDTVLKTELDGSPLGKAVKFDAYGNPVYDVSIRKVVKRADGKFWNVPITSYPEVGQFWKYDPETYLKQPPYSRTFQGIKKT; via the coding sequence ATGCTTCACCGAAAGGAACTCGACATGGATCGCAGGCAATTTCTGAAGAGCACCGCCGCCGTCGCCGCCCTCGGCGCAGGCGTATCTCCCTGGCGCGCCGCATCGGCGCAGAGCGGCCCGATCAAGATCGGCCTGTTGGCGCCGCTGACCGGCGTCGTGGCGTCCGGCGGCAAGGAAATGGTCGAGGGCGTGCAGTTCTACCTCGAGCAGGTCAAGAACGAGATGGGCGGCCGCAAGGTCGAACTCGTGATCGAAGACGACGCCTCGAACCCTGACACCGCGCTGCAGAAGGCCCGCCGCCTGGTCGAGCAGGGCAATTGCCACATGCTGATCGGCAACCTGCTGGCCAACACCGGCCTTGCGGTGGCCAATTACGTCAAGGGCACCGGCACGCCGTATTTCATTCCGATCATCGCCGCTGATGATCTGACCCAGCGGGCCCGCATCACGAACGTGATCCGCGTCGCCGGCTACACCGCGAGCGCCTTTACCCATCCGTTCGCCGACTGGTGCCTGAAGCAGGGTTACAAGCGCATCGCCACGGTGAGCCAGGATTATACCTTCGGCCACGAGCAGTGCGGCGGTCTGGCCCAGGTGTTCACCGAAGGCGGCGGCACGATCGTGCAGCAGTTCTGGCACCCGCTCAACACCGCGGATTTCAGCCCCTATCTCGGCCAGCTGGCGGAACTCAAGGTCGATGCGATCTTCGCGATGGAGACCGGCGCGGACTCCACCCGCTTCATCCAGCAATATGCCTCGTTCGGCCTCAAGGCCAAGACGCCCTTGCTGATGGCGATGAACGGCACCGACCAGTCGGTGATCCGCACCATTGGCGACGAGGCCGAAGGCATCATTTCGGCGGCGCATTTCGCCGAGGGTTCCGACGTGCCGACCACGGCAAAGTTCGCCAAGGATTACGAGGCCAAGTTCGGCAAGATCCCGTCGCTGTACGGCTTCTCGATGTATTCCGGCATGATGTGGATCGATGCCGCGCTGAAGAAGATGGGCGGCAAGGTCGAGGACCGCGAGGCCTTCATCGACACCGTGCTCAAGACCGAACTCGACGGCTCGCCGCTCGGCAAGGCCGTGAAGTTCGACGCCTACGGCAACCCAGTTTACGACGTCTCGATCCGAAAGGTCGTCAAGCGCGCCGACGGCAAGTTCTGGAACGTGCCGATCACCAGCTATCCGGAAGTCGGCCAGTTCTGGAAGTACGATCCGGAAACCTATCTGAAGCAGCCGCCCT
- a CDS encoding branched-chain amino acid ABC transporter permease produces MTQPAKTTHEKTSVLAGMTSRSVAIAAAIVVIAALLPLVLSNYQVGLATEVLIFGILAMSIDILAGFAGRTSLGHGAIFGVSTYVVVYCTAQMGLSPAAAFALGVLAATCVAAVFALLAVRTSGVYFLLLTLALGMIVWGVCLRWTQVTGGENGMRADVRPQILLGHSAFYWAVLFGAAVVSFAMWRFVRSPFGLTLRGIRDSESRMRSLGYNVPLHLFIGFTVSGVFAGIAGALYAMFNNFVSPSTVALAQSVEGVLMAIAGGVGTLFGAFVGAAAIIALENVVSAYTERWQMVLGITFVLIMIFAPEGIVGKLRGMLSRRSR; encoded by the coding sequence ATGACACAGCCCGCCAAAACCACGCATGAGAAGACGTCAGTTCTCGCCGGGATGACCAGTCGTAGCGTCGCAATCGCCGCGGCCATAGTCGTGATCGCCGCGCTGCTGCCGCTGGTGTTGTCGAACTACCAGGTCGGCCTTGCCACCGAGGTCCTGATCTTCGGCATTCTGGCGATGTCGATCGATATCCTCGCCGGCTTTGCCGGCCGCACCTCGCTCGGCCATGGCGCGATCTTCGGCGTCTCGACCTATGTCGTGGTGTATTGCACGGCACAGATGGGCCTATCGCCGGCCGCGGCGTTCGCGCTCGGCGTGCTGGCCGCGACCTGCGTGGCCGCGGTGTTCGCGCTGCTCGCGGTGCGTACCTCCGGCGTCTACTTCCTGCTGCTGACGCTGGCGCTCGGCATGATCGTGTGGGGCGTCTGCCTGCGCTGGACTCAAGTGACCGGCGGCGAGAACGGCATGCGCGCCGATGTCCGGCCTCAGATCCTGCTCGGCCACAGCGCCTTCTACTGGGCGGTGCTGTTCGGCGCGGCCGTCGTGTCCTTTGCGATGTGGCGCTTCGTGCGCTCGCCGTTCGGCCTGACCTTGCGCGGCATCCGCGACAGCGAAAGCCGGATGCGCAGCCTCGGCTATAACGTGCCGCTGCATCTGTTCATCGGCTTCACGGTGTCCGGCGTGTTTGCGGGCATCGCCGGCGCGCTGTATGCGATGTTCAACAATTTCGTCAGCCCTTCCACGGTGGCGCTGGCGCAATCGGTCGAAGGCGTGTTGATGGCGATCGCCGGCGGCGTCGGCACCCTGTTCGGAGCCTTCGTCGGTGCGGCCGCGATCATCGCGCTGGAGAACGTCGTCAGCGCCTATACCGAACGCTGGCAGATGGTGCTCGGCATCACCTTCGTTCTGATCATGATCTTTGCCCCCGAGGGCATTGTAGGCAAGCTGCGCGGCATGCTGTCGCGTCGGTCACGTTAA
- a CDS encoding branched-chain amino acid ABC transporter permease, producing MSFFQILNGLTFAALLFVVASGFTLIFGLLRIVNLAHGALYLFGGYVGYSVATKTGSFLLGGAGAMAAIAAIGFVLDQGLLRFVRGNELRQVLLTLGVAFFLNDLALVIWGGDSFTVPIPQLLRGGTKVFGTYYPIYRLFVLGMGIFVFASLWLLLNHTRLGALIRAGVDDREMVEASGVNIQRVFLFTFLFGASLAGLGGLMGGAFLSLYPSADAEILTFSLAVVIIGGRGSLVGVAVGSLLVGLLNTLGQVMFPELAYFVIFGPMAVLLAFRPLGLFGRAT from the coding sequence ATGAGCTTTTTCCAGATCCTCAACGGACTGACCTTCGCCGCGCTGCTCTTCGTGGTGGCAAGCGGCTTCACGCTGATTTTCGGCCTGTTGCGGATCGTCAATCTCGCCCACGGCGCGCTCTATCTGTTCGGCGGCTATGTCGGCTATTCGGTGGCGACCAAGACCGGCAGCTTCCTGCTCGGCGGGGCCGGCGCGATGGCGGCGATTGCCGCGATCGGCTTCGTGCTCGACCAGGGCCTGCTGCGCTTCGTGCGCGGCAATGAATTGCGCCAGGTGCTGCTGACGCTGGGCGTCGCCTTCTTCCTCAACGATCTCGCGCTGGTGATCTGGGGCGGCGACAGCTTCACAGTGCCGATTCCGCAACTGCTGCGCGGCGGCACCAAGGTGTTCGGCACCTATTATCCGATCTACCGGCTATTCGTGCTCGGCATGGGCATCTTCGTGTTCGCGTCGCTGTGGCTGCTGTTGAATCACACAAGGCTCGGCGCGCTGATCCGCGCCGGCGTCGATGACCGTGAGATGGTGGAAGCCTCCGGCGTCAATATCCAGCGCGTGTTTCTCTTCACCTTCCTGTTCGGCGCTTCGCTGGCCGGTCTCGGCGGGTTGATGGGCGGGGCGTTCCTGTCGCTCTATCCGTCGGCGGATGCGGAAATCCTCACCTTCAGCCTCGCCGTGGTGATCATCGGCGGCCGCGGCAGCCTGGTCGGCGTGGCCGTGGGTTCGCTGCTGGTTGGCTTGCTCAATACGCTCGGCCAGGTGATGTTTCCGGAACTCGCTTATTTTGTGATCTTCGGCCCGATGGCGGTGCTGCTCGCATTCCGTCCGCTCGGCCTGTTCGGACGTGCCACATGA
- a CDS encoding polysaccharide deacetylase family protein: MLPTERITYSPIATRAPLKLPDGKRMAVWVIVNVEEWDINQTMPRTVLTPPAGGSPMPDIPNWAWHEYGNRVGFWRMLKVFDDYKIPAALAINGSAISAYPEIADAAKQRNWEFMGHGFTQRNMQKVENEQDDIRKTADVIEAATGKRPRGWLGPGLTESWNTPDLLKQEGYEYVCDWVLDDQPVWLKTTTSPIVNIPYTQECNDVAMMLIQHHKASEYYDRAIDQFEQIYEDSADSARIMALVVHPYIMGAPHRLKHFRRIFETIQQKTDVAFMTGEQILDWYLSVGPKAP, translated from the coding sequence ATGCTGCCGACCGAACGCATCACCTATTCACCGATCGCGACCCGCGCGCCGCTGAAGCTGCCGGACGGCAAGCGGATGGCGGTGTGGGTGATCGTCAATGTTGAGGAGTGGGACATCAACCAGACGATGCCGCGCACCGTTCTGACGCCGCCCGCCGGCGGCTCGCCGATGCCCGACATTCCGAACTGGGCCTGGCACGAATACGGCAACCGCGTCGGTTTCTGGCGGATGCTGAAGGTATTCGACGACTATAAAATTCCCGCGGCGCTGGCGATCAACGGCTCGGCGATATCAGCCTATCCGGAGATCGCGGACGCCGCAAAGCAGCGCAACTGGGAATTCATGGGCCACGGCTTCACCCAGCGCAACATGCAGAAGGTCGAGAACGAGCAGGACGACATCCGCAAGACCGCGGACGTGATCGAGGCCGCGACCGGCAAGCGTCCGCGTGGCTGGCTCGGCCCCGGCCTCACCGAGAGCTGGAACACGCCGGACCTGCTGAAGCAGGAAGGCTACGAGTACGTCTGCGACTGGGTGCTCGACGACCAGCCGGTGTGGCTGAAGACTACGACGTCGCCGATCGTGAACATTCCCTACACGCAGGAATGCAACGACGTCGCGATGATGCTGATCCAGCACCACAAGGCGTCCGAGTATTACGACCGGGCGATCGACCAGTTCGAGCAGATTTACGAGGATTCGGCGGATTCGGCTCGCATCATGGCACTGGTTGTGCATCCCTACATCATGGGTGCGCCGCATCGCCTGAAACACTTCCGCCGCATCTTCGAGACCATCCAGCAGAAAACGGACGTGGCCTTCATGACCGGCGAACAGATTCTCGACTGGTATCTCTCCGTTGGTCCGAAGGCTCCATAG
- a CDS encoding fumarylacetoacetate hydrolase family protein, with protein MPSSIPVTEVPVFGGGMFPVRRVYCVGRNYLDHIREMGEADERDPPFFFQKPRDAIVHDGARVPYPPFTDDLQFEVELVIAIGSSGKNIPVAEALDHIWGYAVGIDLTRRDRQYESRDRKWPWEMGKSFDASAPCGPIAPARDGRYFKGCAITLLVNGVEKQRGDIGQMIWSVPEIVAQLSQQMTLHPGDLIYTGTPAGVGPVVPGDVIDARIEGLPSLTITITEREA; from the coding sequence ATGCCGTCTTCCATCCCGGTCACCGAAGTTCCGGTGTTTGGCGGCGGCATGTTCCCAGTGCGGCGCGTCTATTGCGTCGGCCGCAATTATCTCGACCACATCCGCGAGATGGGCGAAGCCGACGAGCGCGATCCGCCGTTCTTCTTCCAGAAGCCGCGCGATGCGATCGTGCATGACGGCGCGCGCGTGCCCTATCCGCCGTTCACCGACGATCTGCAATTCGAGGTCGAGCTGGTGATCGCGATCGGGAGCAGTGGCAAGAACATCCCGGTCGCCGAAGCGCTCGATCACATCTGGGGCTATGCCGTCGGCATCGACCTGACGCGCCGCGACCGCCAGTATGAATCGCGCGATCGCAAATGGCCGTGGGAAATGGGCAAGAGCTTCGACGCCTCCGCGCCGTGCGGGCCGATCGCGCCGGCGCGCGATGGCCGCTATTTCAAGGGCTGCGCCATCACTCTGTTGGTCAACGGCGTCGAGAAGCAGCGCGGCGACATCGGCCAGATGATCTGGAGCGTGCCGGAGATCGTGGCGCAACTGTCGCAGCAGATGACGCTGCATCCGGGCGACCTGATCTACACCGGCACGCCCGCCGGCGTGGGCCCCGTGGTACCCGGCGACGTCATTGACGCCCGCATCGAGGGCCTGCCGTCGCTGACCATCACCATCACCGAGCGGGAAGCCTGA
- a CDS encoding polysaccharide deacetylase family protein: protein MTGPMQPRERSDYSAIVDRPKMKLPGGAKIIIWSIVNLEVWDISKPMARQVIPAPTGAVLLPDVANWSWHEYGMRVGVWRFFDLYKKHGIKPTLSINARVCEDYPRVAQEAKDAGWEFMGHAYEQGPIHKEPDQQAMIKRSMDVIEKFTGKRPVGWLGPGLTQTLDTPEYLAEAGVKYIGDWVYDDEPTTINTAKGPLVTLPYTVELNDIPMMMVQHHENDHFKKRAIDMFDRLYQESEDRPKIVSLAIHPYISGQPFRIKYLEELYDYFNGHEGVVHWNGEQILDWYNGQKAEMDNNK, encoded by the coding sequence ATGACCGGTCCCATGCAGCCGCGCGAGCGCTCCGACTACTCGGCGATCGTCGACCGCCCCAAGATGAAGCTGCCGGGTGGTGCCAAGATCATCATCTGGAGCATCGTCAATCTCGAGGTCTGGGACATTTCCAAGCCGATGGCGCGGCAGGTGATCCCGGCGCCGACCGGCGCGGTGCTGTTGCCCGACGTCGCCAACTGGAGCTGGCACGAATACGGCATGCGCGTCGGCGTCTGGCGCTTCTTCGATCTCTACAAGAAGCACGGTATCAAGCCGACATTGTCGATCAACGCCCGCGTCTGCGAGGACTATCCGCGCGTAGCCCAAGAAGCCAAGGACGCCGGCTGGGAATTCATGGGCCATGCCTATGAACAGGGACCGATCCATAAGGAGCCGGACCAGCAGGCGATGATCAAGCGCTCGATGGACGTGATCGAGAAGTTTACCGGCAAGCGCCCGGTCGGCTGGCTCGGACCCGGCCTGACGCAGACGCTCGACACCCCGGAATATCTCGCCGAGGCCGGCGTCAAATATATCGGCGACTGGGTCTATGACGACGAACCGACCACCATCAACACCGCCAAGGGACCGCTGGTGACGCTGCCCTACACGGTGGAGCTCAACGACATCCCGATGATGATGGTGCAGCACCACGAGAACGACCACTTCAAGAAGCGGGCGATCGACATGTTCGACCGGCTGTATCAGGAAAGTGAAGACCGCCCGAAGATCGTGTCGCTGGCGATCCATCCCTACATTTCCGGCCAGCCGTTCCGCATCAAATACCTCGAAGAACTATACGACTATTTCAACGGCCACGAAGGTGTGGTGCACTGGAACGGCGAGCAAATCCTCGACTGGTACAATGGCCAGAAGGCAGAGATGGACAACAACAAGTGA
- a CDS encoding cysteine hydrolase family protein, with translation MMNLGVDIIKAAVVAIDLHRGHLDMSVATMPTTPDVAVRIIAANKRLFDWCRTVNIPVIHQVTSYRDEAEIRANPFWRTRAEDPNATRKNVMRHNIIGGPGCTVMPDLLDPRDFIVSTKKRYDCFLGSDLDFLLKSHGINTLLITGVNTNSCVLATTTSANVRDYSVIVVEDCVDSMDGPAMHEAGLACIRTAFGFVMDTDAVMKLDGLRA, from the coding sequence ATGATGAATCTGGGCGTCGATATCATCAAGGCGGCCGTCGTCGCGATCGACCTGCATCGCGGGCATCTCGACATGTCGGTGGCGACCATGCCGACCACGCCGGACGTGGCCGTGCGGATTATTGCTGCCAACAAGCGCCTGTTCGACTGGTGCCGGACGGTGAATATCCCGGTGATCCACCAGGTCACGTCGTATCGCGACGAGGCCGAGATCCGTGCCAATCCGTTCTGGCGCACCCGCGCCGAAGATCCGAACGCCACGCGCAAGAACGTAATGCGGCACAATATCATCGGCGGCCCCGGCTGCACGGTAATGCCGGATTTGCTGGACCCCCGGGACTTCATCGTCTCCACCAAGAAGCGCTACGACTGCTTCCTCGGCTCCGACCTCGATTTCCTGCTGAAATCGCATGGCATCAACACGCTGCTGATTACCGGCGTGAACACCAATTCCTGCGTGCTGGCGACCACGACCTCCGCCAATGTCCGCGATTATTCGGTGATCGTCGTCGAGGACTGCGTCGACAGCATGGATGGTCCGGCGATGCACGAAGCCGGCCTCGCCTGCATCCGCACCGCCTTCGGCTTCGTGATGGACACGGATGCGGTGATGAAGCTCGACGGGCTCAGGGCATGA
- a CDS encoding alpha/beta hydrolase family protein, giving the protein MATVKPISESAIEEITADRGPHYEPFGWHHWPEHPWLAYQFRRGLGETQEGGGSVSEVMLAGSRMIPGDLESWHTEWMVIADANWQRGLAEEKLGHIRTAMNCFLRAADYYRQAEFHLEPDDARRLPTFEKMEACSHKFISYLNPPGEVVDIPYEDGKPICGYFIRAPFPGKKLPVLICMGGLDSIKDEMWFMQAHGCLQRGISVLMVDLPGQGGTLRRHGLATRVDSEVPVGKCIDWLEKRDDVDASKIGVCGSSMGGFYAARAGCYEHRLAAVISHGAVWSVHDMWGQKGDDFGLAMHIRWVFGARTMKEAHVLMKPFTLEGHLEHMKAPYLVLHGGHDVLTVTAARSTYDHAIDNGVDATLRVLEPDETGAEHCQHDNPTIGQEVLADWLADKFGIDQRALLKTSFNPLV; this is encoded by the coding sequence ATGGCGACCGTAAAACCGATCAGCGAAAGCGCCATCGAGGAAATCACCGCCGATCGCGGGCCGCATTATGAGCCGTTTGGCTGGCATCACTGGCCGGAGCATCCCTGGCTCGCCTATCAGTTTCGCCGTGGCCTGGGCGAAACGCAGGAAGGCGGCGGCAGCGTTTCCGAAGTGATGCTGGCGGGATCGCGCATGATCCCCGGCGATCTCGAAAGCTGGCACACCGAGTGGATGGTGATCGCCGACGCCAACTGGCAGCGTGGCCTCGCGGAAGAAAAGCTCGGTCACATCCGCACCGCGATGAACTGCTTTTTGCGCGCCGCGGATTACTACCGTCAGGCGGAATTCCATCTCGAGCCGGACGATGCCCGCCGGCTGCCGACCTTCGAGAAGATGGAGGCCTGCTCGCACAAGTTCATCTCCTATCTCAATCCGCCCGGTGAAGTCGTCGACATCCCTTACGAGGACGGCAAGCCGATCTGCGGCTATTTCATCCGCGCCCCGTTCCCCGGCAAGAAGCTGCCGGTGCTGATCTGCATGGGCGGCCTGGATTCCATCAAGGACGAGATGTGGTTCATGCAGGCGCATGGCTGCCTGCAGCGCGGCATCTCGGTGCTGATGGTCGATCTGCCGGGCCAGGGCGGCACGCTGCGCCGCCATGGCCTTGCCACCCGCGTCGATTCCGAAGTGCCGGTCGGCAAGTGCATCGACTGGCTGGAAAAGCGCGACGATGTCGATGCCTCGAAGATCGGCGTCTGCGGCTCCAGCATGGGTGGCTTCTATGCCGCGCGCGCCGGCTGCTACGAACACCGTCTCGCGGCGGTGATCTCGCACGGCGCGGTCTGGTCGGTGCATGACATGTGGGGCCAGAAGGGCGATGATTTCGGTCTGGCGATGCACATCCGCTGGGTGTTCGGCGCCAGGACCATGAAGGAAGCCCACGTCTTGATGAAGCCGTTCACGCTGGAAGGGCATCTCGAACACATGAAGGCGCCCTATCTCGTGCTGCATGGCGGCCACGACGTGCTGACCGTGACCGCGGCGCGCTCGACCTACGACCACGCCATCGACAACGGCGTCGATGCCACCTTGCGCGTGCTGGAGCCGGACGAGACCGGCGCCGAGCATTGCCAGCATGACAACCCGACGATCGGCCAGGAAGTGCTGGCCGACTGGCTCGCCGACAAGTTCGGCATCGATCAGCGTGCGTTGCTGAAGACCTCGTTCAACCCGCTGGTGTGA
- a CDS encoding GntR family transcriptional regulator yields MADIAPPPPFEPAALRAGNRSLSVMDEIRDAILNGSVHAGERINEVRFSKTLAVSRTPVRAALQALAGEGLLDYAPNRGFTVREFPLDAIVDAYEIRASLEGVAARFAAERGLSAEERAVIERSLVAGDALLAPGHFEAGAISVYRGINGDFHETLLAAARNRMLAEMIRICHHVPMSSSRNIVAFEHRDVRRRHDDHHRIYEAILAREPHRAEILMREHVAGVKASLVKSLTGRDEQAAGEALKSG; encoded by the coding sequence ATGGCCGACATAGCCCCGCCACCCCCTTTCGAACCGGCCGCCTTGCGCGCCGGCAACCGCTCGCTATCGGTGATGGACGAGATCCGCGACGCGATCCTGAACGGCTCGGTGCATGCGGGCGAGCGCATCAACGAGGTCCGCTTCAGCAAGACGCTGGCGGTGTCGCGCACCCCGGTGCGCGCGGCGTTGCAGGCGCTGGCCGGCGAGGGCCTGCTCGACTACGCGCCGAACCGCGGCTTCACGGTGCGCGAATTCCCGCTCGACGCCATCGTCGATGCCTATGAGATCCGCGCGTCGCTGGAAGGCGTCGCCGCGCGCTTTGCCGCCGAGCGCGGACTGTCCGCCGAGGAACGCGCCGTGATCGAACGGAGCCTGGTCGCCGGCGATGCGTTGCTGGCGCCGGGCCACTTCGAGGCCGGCGCGATCTCCGTCTACCGCGGCATCAACGGCGATTTTCACGAGACGCTGCTGGCCGCGGCACGCAACCGCATGCTCGCCGAGATGATTCGCATCTGTCACCATGTCCCGATGTCGTCGAGCCGCAACATCGTCGCCTTCGAGCACCGCGACGTCCGCCGCCGCCATGATGACCACCACCGCATCTACGAGGCCATTCTGGCGCGCGAGCCCCATCGCGCCGAAATCCTGATGCGCGAGCACGTCGCGGGCGTGAAGGCGTCGCTGGTGAAATCCTTGACCGGGCGCGACGAACAGGCGGCCGGCGAGGCGTTGAAGTCCGGATGA
- a CDS encoding serine hydrolase domain-containing protein yields MAPHGDFDTATSPSPAEHQDAIEAIVSSYAGRQMPCLHLETFRNLGSAFPARTIRAGATTRPLNYSAGPLPEFPIPSGGEVYDIYDYVARNRIAGLLVMKDDEVLLEHYDLGLTPATRWLSMSMAKSVATTLVGAAVQDGLIDSIDDPLTNYLPQLAGSAYEGVSIKALMQMTSGVQWDDTQTNPNSERRHMLQLQIEQQPGAIIDYMANRPRIAAPGTVWKYSTGDTHLVGALVRAATGKWLSDYLSKKIWSKLGMEADAAWWLEAKDGLEIAGSGMFATMRDYARFGRFILGDGTIDGERVLPEGWMKEAGASRQVGGARLDYGYMWWPVPAPDGSLDDGAYSARGIFGQFIYINPKHNIISVVLSARSKPKFSESVLDNDFWNAAVAALR; encoded by the coding sequence ATGGCGCCTCACGGCGATTTCGACACCGCGACATCCCCCTCACCGGCCGAGCATCAGGACGCCATCGAAGCCATCGTCAGCAGCTATGCCGGCCGGCAGATGCCCTGCCTGCATCTGGAGACGTTTCGCAATCTCGGCTCGGCCTTCCCGGCGCGCACCATCCGAGCCGGCGCAACGACACGCCCGCTGAACTATTCCGCCGGCCCGCTGCCGGAATTTCCGATCCCGTCGGGCGGCGAGGTCTATGACATCTACGACTACGTCGCGCGCAACCGCATCGCCGGGTTGCTGGTGATGAAGGACGACGAGGTGCTGCTGGAGCATTACGACCTCGGCCTTACGCCCGCGACGCGGTGGCTGTCGATGTCGATGGCCAAATCGGTGGCCACCACACTGGTCGGCGCCGCCGTGCAGGACGGGCTGATCGATAGCATCGACGATCCGCTCACCAACTATCTGCCGCAACTCGCCGGCTCCGCCTATGAGGGAGTTTCGATCAAGGCCTTGATGCAGATGACCTCCGGGGTGCAATGGGACGACACCCAGACCAATCCGAACTCCGAGCGGCGCCACATGCTGCAACTGCAGATCGAGCAGCAGCCCGGCGCCATCATCGACTACATGGCCAACCGGCCGCGCATCGCGGCGCCCGGCACGGTGTGGAAATATTCGACCGGCGACACCCATCTGGTCGGCGCGCTGGTCCGCGCCGCCACCGGCAAGTGGCTGTCGGATTACCTGTCGAAAAAGATCTGGTCGAAGCTCGGCATGGAGGCCGACGCCGCGTGGTGGCTGGAGGCCAAGGACGGACTCGAGATCGCCGGCAGCGGGATGTTCGCCACCATGCGCGACTATGCCCGCTTCGGTCGCTTCATCCTCGGCGACGGTACCATCGATGGCGAGCGGGTGCTGCCGGAAGGCTGGATGAAGGAGGCTGGCGCGTCCCGTCAGGTCGGCGGCGCGCGGCTGGACTACGGCTACATGTGGTGGCCGGTGCCGGCACCCGACGGCTCGCTGGACGACGGCGCCTACAGCGCGCGCGGCATCTTCGGCCAGTTCATCTATATCAACCCGAAGCACAACATCATCAGCGTAGTGCTGAGCGCGCGGTCGAAGCCGAAATTTTCCGAAAGCGTCCTCGATAACGATTTCTGGAATGCCGCGGTCGCCGCCTTGCGCTGA